A region from the Candidatus Methanoperedens sp. genome encodes:
- a CDS encoding type II toxin-antitoxin system HicA family toxin, which yields MTQKTPVVSGNQLIKVLHKLGDNVVKQRGSHIKLRKYTAAGAHSLTVPSHDEIAKGTLNDILNKVSIWNQISKEELIEMLKEV from the coding sequence ATGACACAAAAAACGCCTGTTGTTTCAGGCAATCAGCTAATTAAAGTGTTGCACAAGCTGGGTGATAATGTGGTAAAGCAGAGAGGTAGCCACATCAAATTGAGGAAATATACTGCTGCAGGTGCTCATTCACTCACAGTTCCTTCTCACGATGAAATTGCAAAAGGAACGTTGAATGACATATTGAACAAAGTGAGCATATGGAACCAGATATCTAAGGAAGAGCTTATTGAAATGCTCAAAGAAGTTTAG